The following nucleotide sequence is from Halobacillus mangrovi.
TTCTCTAAAGGACTGTACTGCCTTTCCATGAGCGAGCAACAAATGGTGTGCAACATCTACACCGGCCTGCAAATCAGTCTTTCCTGGAGCGTGAATGCCTAAGTAGTTTGATAGAAACGAAGCACACCAGGGTTCATTAATCGTAATCCATTTCTTCACTCGATCTCCGAATTCATTGAACATGGCGACCGCATAGTCATGGAACGCATCTGTTGTCGACCTGTTTTCCCAGCCTCCGTCTTCTTGTAAAACTTGCGGAAGGTCCCAGTGATAGAGTGTAATCATAGGCTCTATGCCGTTTTCAAGAAGCTCGTCAATTAAGTTCCTGTAGTAAGCAACCCCATTTGGATTAAGATCACCAGTTCCTTGAGGGATGACCCTCGACCAGGAAATCGAAAACCTGTATAAATCTACACCTAAATCTTTCAGATGCTGCACGTCTTCTTTATAACGGTGATAGCTATCGCAAGCTTCATCACCATGGTCTCCGTTTTTAACGTTTCCCGGAGCATGAGCAAATGTATCCCAAATCGAAGGCGTTCGTCCGTCTTTGTGAGCCGCACCTTCGATTTGATAGGAAGCCGTTGCTGCTCCCCATTTCAATGTATCTGGAAATTGTATAGTAATTGTCATCTGTAAAACCTCCAACGCTTTATGAAGGAATGGCTTATTTCTCTATACGCTAGATGACCGTATGACTAGCTCAGGATCCACTTTAACTGGGTAAATACCCTGGTTTTCCTGAATGAGATCATCAAGCATATAGGCAGCCAGTTTCCCTAATTTTTGTTTGTCTTGCTTCACGGTTGTTAAGGGTGGATCACTGTAACGGCAGGATTCAATATCATCACAGCCGATCAGTTGAATATCTTTTGGAACAGCCATTCCTTTCTCCTTGATGGCCTTCAACGCTCCTAACGCCATCATGTCAGAAGCAGCGAACACAGCTTGAGGCAATTCATCTGTCTCTAAGATCTGTTTCATAGCTCCATAGCCGCTTTCTTCAAAGAAGTCCCCGTACTTGATCCACGCATCATTAATCGGTAACCCGAATTGCTTCATGCCTTCCATGAATCCCTCATTCCTGATTCCCGCAATCAAGGAATCGGGTTTCCCGCCAATATAAGCCACTTTTCTAATTTGATTTAAGTAGAGGTGCTCCACCACTTTTAAACCGATTTTTGTATTATCTGTCATGATGTAACTCGAACGAGGTCCCTCTAATTTCAAGTCGATTCCCATACAAGGAATCTCGCTTTTCGCAATTTCTTTAACCTCTTCTTCAATCTCATCCCCTGCAATGATCAGGCAGCCGTCTACATGGAAATGTTTACACCGTTCCAAGTACTTGCTTTCTCCTTTGTAAAATTTCTCATTTGAAAACAAAAGGATGTCATAACCTAAACCGCCTACCGACTTTTTAAAAGCGTTGACTACTTCATTGAAGAACGGGTGGGTAAAATCAACATTAATTTTACCGGCATAAATCAATCCGATTAAATTGGATTTCTTAGTTGCTAATGATTTTGCAGAAAATGTTGGCTGGTACTTTGTGTCCTCTATGATTTTATAAACTTTTTCCCGTGTCGCTTCGCTGATTCCTCCATAATTGTTGATAATTTTGGATACAGTGGCTGGTGATACTCCAGCCATTTTAGCGATATCTCTGATTGTTAAGTCCATCCGTTACAGCTCCTTACACATATCCAAGTTCTTATTTCTACATTGTACCAACAATTAGAAGGAGTAGCATGGTTATTTGATCGATCCTTCTGTGATACTTGAAATAAACCATTTATTGAAGAAAAGAAAGATAACGATCAATGGAACAGTTGCCCAAAATACTCCAGAAAGCAGCATTCCAAAATCAACCCGAAACGCATTGTTTAGAGATGCAAGTGCAACTTGTAAAGTATAGGACGATGGGTCGCGAAGTACGGTAAACTGCCATAAGAATTCACCCCATACAAGAGTGAACACGATAATACCAAGCGTAGCAAATGCAGGTTTAATGATTGGTAAGACGATACTCCAATAAATTCTGAAATTCGAGCAACCATCCAGTTTAGCAGCTTCCATCAATTCATCAGGAACCGACTGGCTGATATATTGCCGCATCAGGAAGATTCCCAGTGGATTCAGCAAGAAAAGCACTCCAGCTCCAAGCAGTGTATCCAGCCACCCTAGTTGAGAAATCAGATAATATTG
It contains:
- a CDS encoding LacI family DNA-binding transcriptional regulator — protein: MDLTIRDIAKMAGVSPATVSKIINNYGGISEATREKVYKIIEDTKYQPTFSAKSLATKKSNLIGLIYAGKINVDFTHPFFNEVVNAFKKSVGGLGYDILLFSNEKFYKGESKYLERCKHFHVDGCLIIAGDEIEEEVKEIAKSEIPCMGIDLKLEGPRSSYIMTDNTKIGLKVVEHLYLNQIRKVAYIGGKPDSLIAGIRNEGFMEGMKQFGLPINDAWIKYGDFFEESGYGAMKQILETDELPQAVFAASDMMALGALKAIKEKGMAVPKDIQLIGCDDIESCRYSDPPLTTVKQDKQKLGKLAAYMLDDLIQENQGIYPVKVDPELVIRSSSV
- a CDS encoding carbohydrate ABC transporter permease; the protein is MKQQHKSKLNKSTIPVYVVLTIASLLSLFPFYWMFVMATRPSAAYNSIPPTILPGGMLVENFQKVLDTIPFFQAMWNTILLCTTVTVAVLIISSLAGYAFAKFEFPGKNFLFICILLTMVIPPQLGLIPQYYLISQLGWLDTLLGAGVLFLLNPLGIFLMRQYISQSVPDELMEAAKLDGCSNFRIYWSIVLPIIKPAFATLGIIVFTLVWGEFLWQFTVLRDPSSYTLQVALASLNNAFRVDFGMLLSGVFWATVPLIVIFLFFNKWFISSITEGSIK